The sequence below is a genomic window from Acomys russatus chromosome 6, mAcoRus1.1, whole genome shotgun sequence.
ttctCTGTGAGTATAAGTATAGGTATTTTAATACTCAAATCTGTTTATCTTATCGTAATcatacattattttaaacattcatttgtttGATCTTCTCTTTACTTGATTTCTTAAGAATCTTCAAAAACTACAGTGGGGCAGTCGGCAtttaaattctcttctttttgattttatatatatattatacactatatattatattatatatacaaggTATATGATatattacacatgtatatgttttattgtatttcattattttatatgatatatgtTTACAGTAACAAGCATATTTACTATGTGTGCTAAAACATATATGGGAACACTATTGGAGAGTGAAATGCACATGTTTATGACTGTTGGAAGACAGATGTTAACACTGAGTATCCCTTTAGTTTCTGGCTCACCTTACTTACTGAGGCAATATCATTTTCCTGCATCGAATCTGAATAAATCAGCTGGAAAAGCTACCAGATTGCTATTGAGATTCCATTATCTGTTTTCATAGTAATGAGAACATAGGTGGGTCACCATCATACCTACATAGCATTATGTAGGTGCTAGAAAACTGAACTCTTATTCTGGTAGTGTGAGCCACTTATCTGGTacctatatacatacatttaatcatcactatgttttttaaataaatatgtacagcattatacaacatttttaaaaaggagaaacattACTTAGCATCACAAACTGAGGAGCAGAATGCTGGACATTTCTGATTTGAACCAAGTAAGGAGTTGAGGCTACAaggtttggttttccttttttctgtagCATTATAGTTACAGACATCAAGatctatgtctttaaaaaatactgagCTTGCAATGGTCATATTCACTAACTTTTATTTATGGCCATATTAAGACTCTTCAATTCTTTATTGGTGGactatattcattttattaatccCGTTAATACAAGATTTTgagtcttttaaaattctttaattaaCTGGAGCCAAATGAATGAACGGTTAAATACATGagtaaataaaaactacattctTTGTAAATGGAATGTTCACATGTATTCACATTGTTGTCTTTATATTCACAAACATTTACATATTATCTCTCTGTTGGAACAAACATAGAGACaaataaatatgttattttcCCCTTAATGGGATTTGATATacagcaaacactttaaaaagcatTCTCTTAAAGTATACCGTTTATCCTACGGTCTTGttttgggaatttcttttcttagCACAAGTATCAGGTTTTCATCCTTGAGAGAGGATGAATTTTTATCACTCATCAATCAAACTCCAAGCCTCATAAAATGTTTGGCATAAAACAGTAACTCAATTGATGCAGTGCACTTTATGTAattattcttcattttctatgTACAAATCTGTTGGGGATTAGTCAATGTCATACATACATCCACCTTTATTTTCAGGCTTTATACTTCCCCATACTCTACATTATGTTCAGTTTTTTCTTGTGTTAAGATCTGAAGACTATGcttatcaatgaaaataaaaacaagtgtttATAGATTGCTGCTAGGTACAATGAATTTTTCTATGATATTGTGATTGCTGATGGAGAAATTATTGAagtcataaaattaaataaaatagtatgtatttgtttatttagatgAACTTGATAACTGTCTTTTACAAGAAATaagcaataagagaaaaaaaattggctaTGGTTAGAAGTGATGAGCTAAAGGTTGTGCTACACTGCGGGGGATTTCCCAGAGAAAGTGTGGAATggggaaagaaaatcaaaagacacCAGAAAATTAAATAGAATGTTAGCAACTTGCCACAACTTTAAAATATACTgcttaaaaatgatatttattgtttattttatatttgtgtgataTAGAGATTTCAGTGATAATTCAGAAAATATTGTCACAAAAGAGTTGGGAAAATTTAGATTGATAAAACACATAGTTGTCACATGCAAAGTATAAtagagctttattttttattttctctataccAAGTACTATACTAAATTCACTCCatttgattcttcttttttttttttttttttttttttttttttttttaacattaaaaaagagtttattttacgTTAACACCCGGGGAAGGCGGCAATCAGGTGGCCTCATGGGCCGGGAGGTGGCTCATTAATTCCCTTTCGTTCCCGAACCGCATCAAGCAGTCACTACATTTATGAGGCAAGTCAGCTGAATGCTTGAAATCTAGATGAATTTTAAGGTCTTCAATTTGTCCTGTTGAATATTCACAATATTGGCATAAGTAAATCCCTTCAGATAAGTGTGAGTTTAGGTGTTTGCAGTACTCCAGCATGCTGGAGAAGCCCTTCCCACAGTCGTCACAAACGTGAGGGAATATCTTAGTGTGCTCGATAGCAACGTGTCTGTTCACATTCGTGTGCAGTCTGCTCCGGAAGCCACATACTTGACACACGAAGAAGTTTTTGCATTTGTCAAAAGTGATCTTGCTTAAAAGGCTGCCCTGTCCTCGCCCACTGCCACCACACTTGTCACTCAGCTCTATCAGCCTGCGAGCATGCTCATTGACGACATGGCTGTGCAGGTCTTCCGGGTCCCCGGTCTCATGCTCGCAGAACTGGCACAGGTACTGCTCATCGCGGCTGTGCTCCTGGAAGTGCAGGTAGAGCTCACTGCTCGAAGAGAAGTGCACGTCACACTGCTCACACCAGTAAAGGTGGTCACTGAAGTGGCTGTCTGCAATGTGCTGGCTGAGGTTCTCGAAGATCACGGTCTTGTAGTCACAGTACTTACAGATGTAGGGGTCTTCCTCGTGGAGTTTGGCGTGCTCAATGAGCAGCATGTTGGTGGAGAAGCTTTCCTTACACACCCGACACACATTCGAGTCGGTGCGCTTGTGTTTCAGGATCACGTGTTGCTTTAGGTCAGAAAAATACTTACTGTTGAATTCACAAAGTTCGCACTTGTAGAGGCCACTGCTGTTGGCTCTCAGTAAGGGCCACTTCTGTTGTGCAGTCACGTTCAAAGCTTGGCTCTTGTCAAGTATTTTACAGAGTTTAGCTGGGGGTTCTTCGTTAGTCTCGTCTTGGAGGCTCTCGGAGGAATTGTTCTCTGTCTCTAGATCATAATCCTCAGAAATCGCATGAACTTCCACAGCAATTGGGACGTCTTCGGAGGTGTGCACCTCAATAGGGCTCTCCTCCTGAGCATGCTGAGGCACCGACTCTGGTGAGTCACAGTCTTCATCACAGGTTTCAACATCAGCAGACTTTTCTGTAGAGAAGACAGTGTGGTCTAGAATCCTCAGCACAGGGCTGGGAACCAGGTAGTTCTGATTCCTGTTTCTGGCCTTGGTTTCATCTGTAAATTTGGGCAAGTCATTTGGTGTCTCAGGATCAGAATCATCATCTTTGTTGTCAAAGTATTTTAAGTCTGGCTGTCTCATAGAGCAGACACTGTAACAATGATCAGAAAAAATTCCACTGATTCCATCTGCGATTCTGCTTATTCCAGAAGAATCTGAATAACGAGAAGGGTGTAaagtcttcctttttctttttttaggataTTCATTCATATCTTTTCAACTTGGTATATTTCTCAATACTGCAGTGAGGAAAATGAATTACAGGCAGGGTCCCACAGATGGTAAAAAGTGCCTCATTTTAAGCAATGGAGAGATGGATCCCATTAAAGTCCATTATGACACAGCAGAACCAAAGATGGAGCACTTGTCTTGGGACTGTTGGCACCGAGTAACTAACTGTTTGTGTGGGAACCCTCATTGTCCCATACTGCCACCAGCAAGTTCATCTTCTCCAAGTTCTTAGCCACAAGTAGGAGAGCGGAGGTGAGATCTCCTGCAGCAGCGCAGCTCCGCCGAGGTCCGCCTGGAGGAGGGTACGGAGGGGGCTGCCGGGCCGCCTGCGCCCTCCCCCGCCGCCCGCGCCCTCCCTTGCCTTGCCCTCCATTTGattcttcttaaaaataattttatattaaatataagtgAACTATAATTTATAAGAATTAACCAGATTATTTTGATAATTGAAATGAGTGTTTAATCTTTACCTCTTTATGAAATATAGTCTTATGaactcaatatttttaaaacaataagcaCTGCACTAGTTAGATGTGATCCTAATTAactttgataaaatttaaaacatatattctcCATATTGATGATCATTAAAAATTGAATAACTGCCATTGTTAAATATGACAAATCAAAAAATATGAAAGACATactaatattttcccattctcagtTTTCAATCTGTTACCAAAACAGGCGCGTTTTAGAGGGAAGCAGAGTATTTGGTACTTAAACatttaaatagtaaaaacataCAGTGAAacagttaaatataaaatacttatttctgCTGTTGCTATATTTTGTGGTGTGTGGTTTTTACCTTTGTGTGGGCAACCTGCCATGGGCAACATTTAAAGAAAGTTAACTATTATTCTTGTAGCACCTACCAATCATCAAGTGAATGATATTCTTAatagaataatataaaaatgtcagGACACATGTAATGAGTATCAAATACTAGTTTTTCAATGAAAAGCtaaagattatttaaatattgttttaatttcctaatttagatatattagaaatatttataaattcttgAAAATATTGCCAAGaactatgaatatatatgtgattgtgttcatataaaatgtttgtacttaaaataattattatcatATAAGACAAAATATATAATCCCATTTTGTCCCatgaatttttgatattttatgaataaatagaaatataatccAAAAGATTTatcttaagtttaaaaatatgtttagccGTATTTAGGCATAATTTCTATGGTGCAATGAGAATATTTGAATGTGTATTATAttcaatatatgtatgtaataaaacACATATTCATACCTTttccctagtgtgtgtgtgtatatatatatatatatatatattgttcccacatatgtgcatatatatatgtatatatcagtgTTTTGTCATTATGTCTAATCTCATAAGCTAAAGCTAATACTCATACCTTTTATCAAATAAGCTAatactgaaaacataaaattttacttattttatataataaaatagagtttGCTCTCATGAGTCAATGATTAAAAGTATATCTTTGGAAGTGTACAAAGTCTCCCATGAACCAcacttaagaacaaaacaaaataaaacaaaaaattcatgtgacacaactgagtATTCAAAGAAACCAGATACTTCCCCTTCAAACAAGAGATGAGTATGTCATGaaaatgtatgtaatgtatgtagtTGGTTATGATATTGTTGTTCACAGGCTTTTATAGAgttcataaatttttatttattttttttaaattaagttattcagattataactgaattgctatcccatcatttgtatcctcccattcttccctccctcccactttcaccctattcccctcaactaggtctatgactgagggtgATCTCCTCCACCACTTTATGGTCttgggctatcaagtctcatcttggtagcctgcatattctttatttgagtgccaccagccctacCCAACAAGGGGACCATGTTAAACATGGgacaccagagatcatgtcagagttagtccctgctctccacccaatGTGGtgaatgttctgtccattagaTAGATCCACgaaggggttcaatatttactacttgtaatgtTTTGGTTAGTGGAATACTTTGATATGACCCACTGGGGACGACTTGATACACCTGTTATGAGGTCATTCTTGTAGaattctaagatcctctggatccttctatttccttatctcctatatttctcttatcaaGAGTCACATTGTGATGTCCTTACATTGATCCCAACctactggtaagtgaagacattcatgtgacatgccttttgggctagtgcccacttataAGCGAGCaaataccatgtgattctttctgcctctggataACTCATTCAGTATCATCatttctagtaccatccatttgtccacaaattttggaattccATTGTTTTGtacagctaagtagtattccatagtgtaaatataccctagtttctttatccgttcttcaagtgagggacatttaagctgttttcaggttctggctattataaataatgctgctatgaacatggttgaacatatgtccctgttgtgtggtggagcatgttctgtatatattccaaggagtggaatacctagGTCTTggggaagtcctattcccagtttttggaGAAAGTGCTAGGTAGAATAAGAAACCAccaaaggaaacaatgaaaaaacaaaacaaaacaaaaatcatcttgATACatgttaaaatacatttatactataAGCTGTGTTTATTCCAATGATTATCCAATATTTATATTCAAGATTATTTTATAGACTTATTGGTTTATATTGAACAAAGAGATATTTTCATGAGAAGAAATGTATTTAGTTTCAACAAGCTGGCATAATGTCAACATTAATTACTCACTCATATAAGATACATGCCTTGTGTTAGTTTAATATCACTTAAATTTCATATAATAATGATTTAAATTTGTGAATTTTCAGAGATCTAAAAGTCTAGTCTAAAGGATATATTTGATTTGAATTTTAACTCTAAAATGGGCTTTTATATGACTATTAAGCCTCTCCTTATGTTCTTGTACTCTCCTGTGAATATTGATAGGGAATGGCTTAACTTCATTTTGTATtcattatttactattttatactttgttattcaaatgtttttttctagacactAATGAGATGAGATTGTGATTTCAATCCTAGGAACTCATgtgcagaaggagaaaaccaactctcatATTCTTTAATCTCAGAAGAAATGTTTCCAACATACCTATtctatctgtttctctctttttcttactccccacacaatagacacacacacacacacacacacacacacacacacacacaccctcacaaacacacatatgtactaCGCAAgtaaaatatgtaacaaaataaaattataagtgcCCCTTGCCATACAAGTTGAATGATAATATACTCTTGACTATCTTAGTAAACCTTACTAAATCATATGCTGTTAGAATAATTTGACAATTATCACACATATGTTTATCTGGGGATATCAACATTCTGTTTAAAATTCGTTGTCTGAAAGAGtatatttcttacatatatatcTCATGAACTTTGAGATTatactttttaagtatttttaaacttgtaattataagaataaaatgattattataaACTCTTTTCCTTTCAACTATATAGTGGCTAGTTTATAAAACAATAGTCAAATTAACATATATGTTTAGTGGATATACATGTTCTTCATATAAATTTTCAAAACAGACCTCACTTGAGACAAATAACTTATTtgatgataaaaaattaaaacacagataAAGTTTATAGTAATGTTTCTAGATTTAAAGAAgatattccaaaatatataaccTTCCTACTTCTTTGCATTGCATTCTCCTCAGATTTAAAGCCACCACCACACTAAAGACTGACTGTCCTATGGCCTGTTCAGAAGATACATAAACTCTTTATTCAattcacttctttttaaattttattttattaatttattcagattacacttaaattgttatcccttctcttgtatcctcccatttctctctttctctcctgttttaaccctattcccctcccctaggtctatgactgacagggaccccctcccccactatagaGTAATAAgcaatcaggtctcatcttggtagcctgcttattctttctttgaatgccatcaggaCTCATCACCCAGAAGAGGTGGTCAAATTTGGggtaccagaattcatgtcagagttagtccccactctccacataattgtggagattgtcctgtccattgcctagatcagagtagaggttcaatgtttactgcttgaattgtccttggttagtgcaatagtttgagcagacacctctGGGTCCCAATccacctatcatgatgttcttcttgttggtttctatgTCCCTTTgggtccagttagaccagcacaatttgttgaagatgttgtcatttttccattgaatagattttgcttctttgtcaaaaatcaagtgactatatgtatgtggattcatttctgggtcttcgattcaattcccttgatcaaccatcctattgctatgccagtatcacgctcttttaattactgttgctctatagtacagcttgagatcgggtatggagttTCCTCCTGAGGaccttttattatataggattgttttagctattctggttttttttccatatgaagttgaaaattaatctttccatattttttaaaaattgcatcgGTAATTTGACAGGGATTACATTGAACCtataaattgattttggtaagatggcatttttactatgtaaattctCACAATCCATtcacaagggagatccttccatcttcgaatgtcttcttcaatctctttcttcagaaaataaaatttcttttcaaacaagaccttcactttcttggttagagttattcctagatattttatattgcttgtgcctatcgtgaagggtgtagttttcctaatttcttcctacACATGATTTTCATATAGGAagtctactgacttttttgaattaatttagTATCCAGTCAAATCAGCTGTAGGATtattctggtggaattttggaggtcacttatatacactaccatgtcatctgcaaatagggataatttgaattcCTACTTTCcattgtatccccttgatctcattttgttgtcctattgctctggctagaacttcaagtatattgaagagatatggggaaagtgggcagccttgtctcgTCCCTGATTTAGAGAAATTTCGTTGTggatctctccatttaatttgattttggctattggcttgctgtatatagtcatttttttttctgggtacttttttttttgcttgtatttttatttatttatttatccttgttacatctcaatgtttatcccatcccttgtatcctcccattcttccctccccccccattttcccattattcctctcccttataactgttcatgagggggattacctctccctgtatattctcatagggtatcaagtctcttcttggcaacctgctgtccttcctctgagtgccaccaggtctccccctcaggggacatggtcaaatgtgagccaccagggtacgtgagaaagtcatatcacactctccactcaactgtggagaatattctgaccattgggtagatctgggtaggggtttaaagtttaccacctgtattgtccttggctggtgccttagtttgagcggaacccctgggcccaaatctgcctatcatattgttctacttgtaggtttttaggacactctggatccttttattttgctattctgccatgcatctctcatttagagtcccaataggatgccctcccctacgtcccagttttctggtaagtgaaggctttcgtgggacatgccccttgggctagtatgcagatataagtgagtatataccatttgattctttctgcttctgggttaactcactcattatgatcatttctagctcaatccatttgtccacaaatttcgggaattccttgtttttaatagctgagtagtattccatagtgtatatgtaccacagtttctttatccactcttctactgagggacacttaggctgtttccatgttctggctgttatgaataaggctgctatgaacatggttgagcaaattttcttgttgtgtgctggagcatcttctgggtatatcccaaggagtggaatagctgggtcttgaggaagccctattcccatttttctgagatagcaccagatagatttccaaagtggctgtactcgtttgcattcccaccagcaatgaaggagcattcCACTACCCCcaaatcctcgccagcatgtggtgtcactagaatttttgatcttagccattctgatgggtgtaagatggaatctcagagttgttttgatttgcatttccctgatgactaaggaggttgagcatttctttaagtgcttctcagccatttgatactcctctgttgagaattctctgtttagttccaagccccttttctcaattgggttattcggtttggtggtgtttaatttcttgagttctttatatattttggatattagacttttgtcagatgtagggttggtaaagatcttttcccagtctgtagactttgttctcttgaccgtgtctcctgccttacagaagcttctaagcctcattaggtcccatttattaatggttgacattaaggcctgggccgttggtgttctgttcaggaagttgtctcctgtgccaatatgttccaggctcttccccactttttcctctaagtgacttagtgtctctggttttatgttgaggtctttttttttttttttttttttttttttttttttattaatttattcttgttacatctcaatgcttatcccatcccttgtatcctcccattcctcccccccccacccaccccccattttcccattattcccctcccctatgactgttcctgagggggattacctccccctatatattctcatagggtagcaagatccacttggatttgagttttgtgcaaggtgacaaatatgggtccagttgcattttttttacacatagacctccagttagacaagcactatttgttgaagatgctatcctttttccattgaatggatttggcttctttgtcaaaaatcaagtgaccatatgtttgtggattcatatctgggtcttcgattcgattccactgatcaaccagcctgttgctgtgccagtaccaagctgttttaattactattgctttatagtacagtttgagatcaggtatggagattcctccagagcaccttttattgtacaaggttgttttagctattctgggttttttgttttttcatatgaagttcagaattgaactttcaatgtctttaaaaaaattctgtaggtattttgatagggaatgcattgaatctatagtcattattatgtttaggtacatgccttgtgttcctgttctctctcccaaaCTTTAAACATGACTGGATATTGGAcattgtcaaatgctttttcacatctaaggagaagatcatgtgtatttttctttcattttgtttatattttagataacatttatggatttccatacattaaacaaTGTCTACATGCCTGAactgaagcctacctggtcatgatgaatgatatctttgatatgttcttgtaatcatttggcaagtattttatttcgtatttttgtgtcaatgttcataagagaaattggtctgaaatgttctttatttattgggtctttgtggggtttaggtatcaatatgactgtggcctcatagaatgaatttggtaatgttccatccatttctatctttcagagaAGCTTGAAGAGtgtcggtattagctcctctttgatgGTCGgctagaattctgtgctgaaaccatctggccttgggcttttttttttggttgagggactatcaatgatttttttctatttctaaaagAGTactagaacaattttttttttgtttatctgatccagattcagttttggcaagtggaatagatcgagaaaattgtccattttccttagattttcaaattttgtggcatatatgcctttaaagtaggttcttatgattctttgtatttcttcagtgtccttgtgggtgagatgtctTTTTTGAATGtggaagaatgttggatcttgtttatgcatcaaTTCAATTAATCTATATCTTTTAATGGAGAGTTGAGattattgatgttgagagatattaatggttAGTAACTGTTAattctcttaaattttttatgttggtTACATTAGAGAGTTTGTCAGGGTGTGTTTTTATGATGGTGTATtaatctatttcctgtgtaggaCTGGGTGTGGCTTGTCCTTTGGGGATGGacttttccttctattaacttctgtaaagccagatttgcggcgaggtattgtttgaatttgtttttgtcatggaatattttgttttctctattaatGGTCGtggatagtttcactgggtatagtagtcttgtCTGGCATCAGaggtcttttagggtttgcaggacccttttccaggcccttctagcttttatggtctcttctgagaaggggggtgtaattttgataggtttgccattgtatgttactcggTCTTtttcttgccgcttttaataattttttctttgttctgtatatattatgtttttattattatttggtgggaagattttcttttctgattctattctatttggtgttctgtaggcctcttgtatgtttatatgtatctccTTCTctaaattggggaatttttctatgattttgttgaagacattttctgggccttggacttggctgtcttctctttccttgatgcctaTTAATCTcatgttttgtattttcctggtttccttgatttcttgggcattttgtgtcaggaatttttcatatttagcatttgctttgagttctacaattgtagCTTCTTGGCCTatgattcgttcctccattttttggattctgttagataggcttacctctgtgttgcttactttcttctctaatgtctctcattcccattt
It includes:
- the LOC127190504 gene encoding zinc finger protein 639 — its product is MNEYPKKRKRKTLHPSRYSDSSGISRIADGISGIFSDHCYSVCSMRQPDLKYFDNKDDDSDPETPNDLPKFTDETKARNRNQNYLVPSPVLRILDHTVFSTEKSADVETCDEDCDSPESVPQHAQEESPIEVHTSEDVPIAVEVHAISEDYDLETENNSSESLQDETNEEPPAKLCKILDKSQALNVTAQQKWPLLRANSSGLYKCELCEFNSKYFSDLKQHVILKHKRTDSNVCRVCKESFSTNMLLIEHAKLHEEDPYICKYCDYKTVIFENLSQHIADSHFSDHLYWCEQCDVHFSSSSELYLHFQEHSRDEQYLCQFCEHETGDPEDLHSHVVNEHARRLIELSDKCGGSGRGQGSLLSKITFDKCKNFFVCQVCGFRSRLHTNVNRHVAIEHTKIFPHVCDDCGKGFSSMLEYCKHLNSHLSEGIYLCQYCEYSTGQIEDLKIHLDFKHSADLPHKCSDCLMRFGNERELMSHLPAHEAT